A single genomic interval of Geitlerinema sp. PCC 9228 harbors:
- a CDS encoding ABC transporter ATP-binding protein/permease encodes MNGQDTKQNSPVIQLNNVSKVYKIKGEKCAICNGVNFKVQPGEFIILEGENGSGKSTLLKLILGLEFPDSGNVRLWGESPQLASSKLRVGTTLQKAKPIDSLTVEELVNLFRSYYPQPLDMEEILNRTKLQEKRKDKAIHLSGGQEQALYFALAIAGNPDLLLLDEPTRNLDKNASQQFWQQVGEFAKQGKTIIAVSHNQSDREIMENMATRVLKIENGSLQEEILSSPLTSEPAISASTTETNKIPFAKAFWSQMQVERLDLLRKPGFILSIFAFSLLPLLFPEEDAGTLKNYIILLAGFNLFLIALQSFSMRIATERVQGWITLLKATPLPAWVYIAAKVTAAFVVAVFSLAIILGIGASKLGNEATIGFFIQTFLGLSLGIIPFAILGFAIGYLLEPKATSMVTVFVLLLAMATIGVPFSMLPYSLQSAIAFSPFYHYGQVVAAAADLQISPNADFPDVKDGHFFLHVLWLVWTGIAASLLAIWSYQRDRVSG; translated from the coding sequence ATGAACGGTCAAGACACAAAACAAAATTCCCCGGTTATCCAACTGAACAACGTTAGTAAGGTCTATAAAATTAAAGGCGAAAAATGTGCGATTTGTAACGGTGTGAATTTCAAGGTTCAGCCGGGGGAGTTTATTATCCTGGAAGGGGAGAATGGTTCTGGGAAAAGTACGCTGCTGAAGCTGATTTTGGGATTGGAATTTCCCGATTCCGGTAATGTTCGCTTGTGGGGAGAATCGCCGCAACTGGCTAGTTCCAAACTGCGGGTGGGAACGACGCTGCAAAAGGCAAAACCCATTGATAGTTTGACGGTGGAAGAGTTGGTGAATTTGTTCCGCAGCTACTATCCGCAACCGCTGGATATGGAAGAGATTTTAAATCGCACGAAGTTGCAGGAGAAACGCAAGGATAAGGCGATTCATTTATCTGGCGGTCAGGAACAGGCTTTGTATTTTGCTTTGGCAATAGCGGGAAATCCAGATTTGTTATTGTTGGACGAACCAACCCGGAATTTGGATAAAAATGCCAGCCAGCAGTTTTGGCAGCAGGTGGGTGAGTTTGCCAAACAGGGGAAAACCATTATAGCGGTTAGCCACAATCAAAGCGATCGCGAAATTATGGAAAATATGGCGACCCGCGTTCTCAAAATCGAAAACGGCAGCCTCCAGGAAGAAATTTTATCTTCTCCTCTCACATCGGAACCAGCAATTTCTGCTTCTACGACAGAAACGAACAAAATCCCCTTTGCCAAAGCTTTTTGGTCGCAAATGCAAGTGGAAAGGCTGGATTTACTGCGCAAGCCAGGGTTTATCTTGAGTATTTTTGCGTTTTCTTTGCTTCCTTTATTGTTTCCCGAGGAAGATGCGGGAACTCTCAAAAATTATATCATCTTGCTGGCGGGATTCAATTTATTTCTCATTGCCTTGCAAAGTTTCAGTATGAGAATTGCTACGGAAAGAGTACAAGGATGGATAACGCTGTTAAAAGCTACGCCACTACCGGCTTGGGTTTACATTGCGGCGAAAGTGACGGCGGCTTTTGTGGTGGCTGTTTTTAGTTTGGCAATTATTCTGGGGATAGGCGCTTCCAAGCTGGGAAATGAGGCAACTATTGGCTTTTTCATCCAGACGTTTTTGGGATTGAGTCTGGGAATTATCCCGTTTGCGATTTTGGGATTTGCGATTGGCTATTTGCTGGAACCCAAAGCTACTTCTATGGTGACGGTTTTTGTTTTGTTGTTAGCTATGGCAACCATTGGTGTTCCTTTTAGTATGTTGCCTTATTCTTTGCAAAGTGCTATTGCTTTTTCGCCGTTTTATCATTACGGTCAAGTGGTGGCTGCGGCTGCGGATTTACAAATTTCCCCCAACGCGGATTTTCCCGATGTGAAAGACGGTCACTTTTTCCTGCATGTTCTCTGGTTGGTTTGGACGGGGATTGCTGCTAGTTTGCTGGCGATTTGGTCTTACCAACGCGATCGCGTTTCGGGATAA